ATCTTTAATGTTTTTAGGGTTGAGGAGCATTATAATAAGATACATGGGCGTGAATGCTAAGAGAAGAGATTGACCAGAGAGAATTTAATACatagaaaatttttttattttaataggtaATTAAATATCCGTATAAAACATCTGATTTATATAAAATGGCCTAcatacaaatataaataacaatggtcctTCACAGGCCACCATAGGGGCTGAGATATCATAAGACGGGACGGGCTGAACAGTCTCCAGCCAATCGGAAGACGAGGGAGGGGGTATTAATATTATACAGCCAGAGCCAAGTACCCCAGTACTGACGGTGTTAAAGGGTAAAACTGGAAGACATCCACAAAAATACTTGACTCTTCTGCGAATAGGAGAATAGTGCATGAGACAACGCAAGTATAAAAGGCATAACAGTAACACAGTTACTAGAAAGGACCACAGTAAGATGAGGGACAAATCGTATATACTGCGGCTTAATTTCCTTCCAATGACTCAGGAAGATCTTTGTTAATTAAACGTACCCCTGTCCTAAAATTATACATCAAGCAATGAAAGTATAAAGCCAACCTTTCATTCATGGGAGATTGCAAAAAGAATATGAAAACCTCCATGTCCTACAAAATGGGGCACAAATGTGTCATTTAAAATCTGAGATTTCTACTACAAGATGATCATCACACAACTCTTGCTTGGATTCTTCCTAGTTGGGTGACAAGTAGAGCTAGGCTCTTCCAAAAATTACACTTCTGTGCATAAAAGTGACACGTTCATTGGTCTCATTGTCCTGTTCATGGTGCCTTTTTGGTAAGACTGCATCATCCTTAGGTTGTCTGCAGACTCCTTCACACTTGGAGAAAAGCCAGATGGTCGTATACCTCGGATGGGGTTTGCAACCCTTGGGCTAGCCATAAGCTCTCCGGACCAGAGCATGGAAGCTGCATAGAAAGTCATGCTGTTACACAAGGGttgagagccaccggccagtctgtGCACTTCATTGTGACTTTAATCAAAGTCATGTGACCGGGTGACTCTTCCCTAATTGTCAAGGGAAAAGCAGGTGATGGAGATCTACTCATCAACATCCACCTCATCCTCTCCTTCAATCTCTCTAGTGTCTGAAGCTGGTGGTTCtttgggaaggactccaaactgggaGAGCTTGGCGTTCTTCTGTTCCAGACTTTGTCTCCTCCACTTAATCCTTCTATTCTGGAACCAGACCTTCACCTAATGAAGAAAGGGGAACACATTGTTGAGAACTTGGATCTAAAGAAATTGTGAGACACTCTATATAATACGGGTCGCTGTTACAGCACTGTGACCCATATTATATCTGTTACAAAGCAAATATGTTCAGCTAAAATAAAAATGCATTGCCAAACAAAAAGGGCTCAACTTGAGAACCGAGTACATGTGCCAATTCTTACCtgggtttctgtgaggccaagagtGGCAGCGAGGTCCACCCGTTCTGTCCCCACCATGTACTGTTGCTTCAGGAAGTCTTTCTCCAACTTCTCCAGCTGTTCTGGAGTGAAGACCGTCCGAATCCTCTTCAGTTTGGAGGGTCCCATCTGGCAGGGCAGAGATTCTATGGAACAGTTGAAGGACATATATCCTGGAAGAAGCAGAAGATGGCGCTGTTACCACAGGCAAGAAAGAAGGAAGGAGCGAACCCAGGACTGGAGGAAACGGAGCTACAACTTCTACAAGTGTAATGCAAGATGATTATTCTGATGTGAGAAATACAAGTCTCAGCAATTCTTATCCTGAAGAATAAAAATCCACATCTCTCCTGATCTAAGCAACGTTTTGTAAAGACTATTAGCCTCAGAAACTAACTATAGAATTAATATAATAAGATGAGGAGTGTGGACTCACCTCTGTGGCTGCACAGGGGGTACGGACATCTGCACCCTCCACTGAGTGGTCTGTAGTGCTGCTGTGGCTGAACATAGCCGGGGAAGGCTGCAGGTTGGCAGAGAAATACTGGAGGGTACGACATGGCCCCATAGGAGTAGCCATGGGGTGCAGGGGGCATCTGCCATCCAGGTTCCTCCACAATCACTCGGGGACCCGGTCTGTCCTCCCTGGATAGTAGGGAATCAATATCAAAGGCTTTCTTGAGTCTCTTCTGgtgctgaatggccgctggcagagcagGAGCCTGAGCCAAGTGATGGTCAAGTCCTGGGAAGATGGGAGTAGGCTGCATGATGGCAGGGAGAAGGCAAAGTATCCTCAGGTGGTGAAGAACCAGGAGCAGGTGATCTCTGCTGGAGAATGTAGGGTCCTGAGCTCTGAGCCCCCTTATATCCAGAGCTGCGCTCTGTGAAATGTAAAGACACTATTAGCATGTGAATAGCCCAGAGCAGAGATCAGCACTGAGAGTGGAAGAGTGGGCTCAGCACACAGACCCCACACTGCCCCCGAGAGGAGAGGAAACGGCCATGGGGCAAAGCCTCCTACAACCTCCCCCAGCCGGCCCCAAAATCCAGGGGAAACGGGACCCCTGTAATGACTTCATAATTATCTCTATATCCACGTGTCTATATACCGACCTGTGATCCACCCGTCCACGGGCGCAGGATTCTGGGATCTGCTCATCTATGTATACAGCTCATATTCAGCTGGTAATTATTAATGGATCTCATATCTCACTGATTATCGACTTATCTATGGATCCAACTCTGCATCTCACATATCTGATATCAATGAATAATCGCCATCAAGTGAAAAGGAGATGGAAATATATTGTATATCAGTGTCTATGGGTCTAACTCTACATCTCACATATTATCTATTAGTCATCTATATCCAGTATTTATCATCGCTATCTGACCATTATCGATTTATCAATCTCGTATGTATCTGCGTTTTTTAACATGGATATGATAATTAGATGGATAATGGATAGTATATGGGATGGGATCAAGAGAATTTCTTTAAAAggctaataataatcataatattaTTATTAGTCTTTACCAATTATATCCAGATCACAtcagataaataatatatataataatctcCAGATCTCCGGCCCCCGTATGTCTCCATATCTGCTGTTCTCGCCGCTCCTGGTAATTCTAGAGAATTCCTCTAATGATACATTACACTGAGGAGAGATCCCCAGATCTCAGGAGATCTCCAGGACCAAAACACCGAGCGAGAGACACCAAGTCACTTTCTACATTAATGAGGCGCGAAATGTGTAATAACCGGACATTACAGATCCATAATGATCTCCTCTGCTTCCAGGGTGGGGTAATACGGGGGTCCAGCTCCGAGCTCTGATATTATGTATTCATAAAGGAGAGCTGCTTAGTTTGATAGATTTATATTTACATATATTTTTCCATTTCACTTTCTAAAGTTCCATCTTTTTACATTCTAAATTGGAATAAATTTAAAAAGAATTTTacgattataatttttttttttatttttggttgaaTTTATTCTTCTACATAATAGATCTTGTACAATATATAACAAGCGTACATTATTTCTATTTTGCACATTATTTGTATGCCTTATATAgtttattggttttatttttttcacaattgtTACGATTTAATAGTAATTtactagttttgtttttttttattctaatttgTCACttcgtagattttttttttttttttttacatttttctttcaaATTTGACTCACTCTTTACATGTTTAATTtactttcttttacttttgactctTTTTACCATTTTGCTTTTCTTGGATTAGTTAAGAGGGTTAAGTAATTCGCTAATTTTACTTtttattgcactttattttttttcttaaggtcctttttctattttttttgctttaaatcCCCCCCCTTTTTTACCTGTATCAGTGACTTTTGTATTAATCTGTTTCCACCTTTTGAATCTCTTGTTGGGCTGATTCTTCACCTCCATACAATGAGGTGTGATTGGACAATTAGTGGAGATCTGATTAATCCGTGCTGTCTTCTTCTCCTGGTCGGTGTCTGCCGCTTTCTCACCTCGGCTGATACTGAGGACAATCTCACTGTATgagaggaagatggcggcagctctgATGTCTTCAGCCCAACAATCCACATTTGGTGTCAGTTCCTCCATTGTTCTGTGGGAACCCTTGATCTCCACATATTATTCCCGGTTTCTGACATTTTTCTTTCCTCTTCCAATTTCAATTCTTTAAAATCTGATTATTCTGATCataaaatcaatatttttttttctttctttaagtGCCGCTCCTCGTCAGATCGGGGGGCCCTCCGCATCAGATGGGTGGCCTCCTCGTCAGATGGGGGGCCGCCCCTCGTCAGATGGGGGGGCCGCTCCTCGTCAGATGGGGGGGCCGCTCCTCTTCAGATGGGGGGCCGCTCCTCGTCAGATGGGGGGCCGCTCCTCGTCAGATGGGGGGGCCGCTCCTCGTCAGATGGGGGGGCTGCTCCTCGTCAGATGGGGGGCCGCTCCTCGTCAGATGGGGGGCCGCTCCTCGTCAGATGGGGGGGCCGCTCCTCGTCAGATGGGGGCCCCACTCCTTGTCAGATTGCACCGATCCTCACTAGGGATGAGTAAATAGCTTCCGATGACTCCTTATCCAAGTAACTATAGAAGAAGCGATTCCAAAAAGATTGAGTCCATATAAATACTGTTTAATTAAATCATAGGAAAAAAAACTATTTATAGGGTTTAAGTAATTAAAAAAGACAGCGCAAAATCCTCCACATAAGGGGGAGACGGCAGCCAAGAAGGTGATGTTAATAGGTAAAGGATATGTTGGGGTTGAAGTGATTCAAATAAGGTTACCAGTGGTACAACTCCCTGTGCAAAAATCCCAGTTAAACTATGTCTGTGGGTGCACGATCTGCCTAGTATATAAGGGGAGAGGACCCCAAGGAGAGATCCATATGGAACAAGTAACTGGAACCACCAGGTCATTGGTCAGGCCATGGTAGAAACGCGTAATCCAGCTTCTCTATTAGGGGAAGTGTAGAGACCGGTGCTGCTGGCGGTGTATCCCTCATTCCTGCATTGTGGAGCGCCGCATACCTGTTTTTGGACATATAAGATTCATTATATTAATTAGTAAAGGGAATTGCTGCACTTTATCCCCCATTAGCTCTGTGGACTTTGTTAATGGATTTCACTTAAAAAGCTGCAGAATTTCACCCTGTGGTAACGACGTGGGAAATGTAGCACAAGGTAGTGAGGAACACACAGGGTCCCCCCTATGCTGGGGGTCTGGACAAGTGACATGTGGCTGTGACCAGGGGCCGTGACACTCATCAGGGTGGGAGATGTACAAGAGTCCACACAGCTgtacaccatcatcatcatcatcctcgccTCTCTTCACTCATTAACCTTCTGACAGAGCGTTTTGGGGATTTCTTATGAATTGATTGCAATATGGACAAAAAAATaatttaacatatatatatatatatatatatatataatagctaCTGGTTATAAATCATCCAGAGGTAATGTagaataaaaaattatttaaaacaaaaaaatctaTTGGCAGGGTTAAATTATAAATTTTATAAAGAAACAATATTGGGTaacaaaaaaaaccttttaatGATGAGGGTGATCATCCCTTTACAGAACTTCAAGCTACGAATAGGATAAAATCCATAACTCATATTAATGTGGCCGATAAATGCTGTCGAATAATCAGTTGATGGTGTAATATCAGATTGTCCAGATCTGATCCCAATCTGAGGTTTTAGTGTAAGGAAAATTCCTGCAAACAGGAAAGGGGTGACTgcggcgacccccccccccccccataaacatGGCACCAGCAAAACCACTCTCCCTCCCCGTCCCAAGTAATATTCCATCTCCCAATAAAGAGACAACAAAAGTAAATTGCTGGGTGAGGGTCacagctttaatttcttttttcatatataacatatataacaaTGGAAGGAAGCACTTTCAACTTCACAACAGACCAGTAGCCAAATGCCCTGTAACATCTACGGGCAAGTCAGCCTACTTAACCTCAACTTTCCGGTGCTTCCTATTGTTGAAACAGCCATGGAGGATCCCATGTAGACCTacacgggactccgaccccacccatcaAGTACAACGCTTGTTCTATCCCATCTTGCAGCCCAGACAACAGGATATCCAAACCGATATCGGTGAGATGGACGCCATCTGACCTCAGGAGAGCCGAATTGTCACCCTCCAGCTGGCGATGCCGCACCACCACACCGAACTTATCCCTTACAAATTTGGAAATGCGTGCATTTATGGTGCGTCTAGTCCTCTCTACCGCCATCCCATCCCGTGCACCTTGCCACACGGCTCTAGGTACTATCTCTGACCATACCAGTATGAGCTCTGGGAAAAAACTAGGAAATCTTACCAAGTCAGACCTCATTATAGTCAGCAGCTCAGCAACCTTGTAAGAACACAAATCATTCCCGCCAACATGCAAAACTAGAATTACTGGCCCAAACATATCCCTCCCGATATCAACCACTTCTTGTAGCACCTGAGGCCATCTCAGACCCCGAATGCCCCTCCAATTAACATCCAAACCCTGGAAACCCATATGTCTTCCTCCAGGACTGCATTCAGCTCTCTGAGCAGCCCAGAAAATATATGAATGGCCTAGGAGCCACACTGTTGGCCTGGAACGACCTAAACAAGAAAAGAATCAAATTAGTAAATCTGGTCTAATGTACCTAGCATAACAAGCAGAGCGCCATCTACCTATCCTTTGAACCTCCGCCTCTGGTAAACCCGCTTTTGCAGCCTCCGTGGCAACCCCTATACGAAAGGAGTGTGTCCCATATTCCCCAGGTAGAACCCCGAAAGCCTGTAGGCCTTTGAGAAAAACCGACTGAAATTGAAATTTAGTCAACGGGGACCCATCCGCATGCGCAAGGAAAAATTTACCATTAATTCTGAATTCCAGATATTTTAAAACCGTCGTAACCGGGCAAACTGGGCATCCTGAAACTGTGCTTACCAGAATCCAGGCACCCCTACCAGAAGGGTCAGTTTTTGATCTGCGAATACGGAGACATATAGCATTTTCTACTACCACCACGTCTTCGCTCAATAAACCCTTATCTGGCATATTTTTTGATTTAGGGACTAACTCGC
This region of Ranitomeya imitator isolate aRanImi1 chromosome 1, aRanImi1.pri, whole genome shotgun sequence genomic DNA includes:
- the LOC138658389 gene encoding homeobox protein not2-like, with amino-acid sequence MQPTPIFPGLDHHLAQAPALPAAIQHQKRLKKAFDIDSLLSREDRPGPRVIVEEPGWQMPPAPHGYSYGAMSYPPVFLCQPAAFPGYVQPQQHYRPLSGGCRCPYPLCSHRGYMSFNCSIESLPCQMGPSKLKRIRTVFTPEQLEKLEKDFLKQQYMVGTERVDLAATLGLTETQVKVWFQNRRIKWRRQSLEQKNAKLSQFGVLPKEPPASDTREIEGEDEVDVDE